The genomic region AAGACAAAGGAGCGACCCGGAGGACCTGGAGTGGAGTAGTTGGAAGTTGCAAGTTGGTCTACGTTGGTGACGACGGTGGCAGGGAAGCAAGAAATCACGCGTTCCCGTCGCGCACGCGTTGAGTTCGTAAGATGTGACACCTCAGGCTGCTAGTGCTCTTAGGGTATGCAAGCAAAACAGGTGGGAATCCGACAATATATAACCCAGTGCTTTGTGGTTCCCAGGATGGCATTTTTGCAAATGTTTTGGTATCTACGTAGTATTCCGCCTTTTATAAGGTAGTCCTGAGTAGTTCGGGCATTCCGTTACGATGTTCATGTCCCAATGATTTCGTCGAGATGAAAGCAAGGGATGTCGGCACGAGCATTCTGCAACACCATGACGAAGAGAGCACAATGAAAGAGACGACTGCAGACAAGTTTTCATGCATTTCATAATAAGGTGGACTGTCTACGCACAGCTTCATGCCCTCTCCGGCGACCACTCGAAAATCACCTGCATCGACTTATCTTGCACTGGACCCGGTGCTTCATTGGCCCTCAGCAGTCCTTCGATGTACGCAGACTTGGGGCTGTCGAACATACCGCTCGCTCTGCCAGCTACCGCCTGATTACAAGGCTAGCCGAGCTTGCAACACTGTGCGACCGAAGCGGCTACCGAAAGCGCGTCTTGCTCGTTCCTGTCGCTCCTCGACCCAAGCTTTTCAAAGCGCGTGGACGCAGGGTACTCGTCAACGTCATGTCCACTCGAAGGGTGTGCGGCGATTGACCAACAGCTGTACGCTCTTCGATATCCAGTCCCCCTCGGACTGACAGGTTACGCTTTCAAGACATTTCTCCAAGCCACGTGGGTAATCGCGACTCCAGTTCCTGAATATCATCTCAACGCGCCGCTCGAGGGTTTCCAAGTCCCTGGGCCTATTGAGTGTCTTGTCGAAGTTCTCGAAGACTGTGCGTACGCAGGTGCGTGCCCGCATCTCGTCCACATGACACATCGCCACGATCTGTTCCCACAGAGCTTTGGTGTCGAAGCGGCACATGGGACAATTTGGGCGCTCTTGGTGCCATGCAGTGATGCAGCGGTGGCAATAGATGTGCTTGCCACATAGTGAGGTCGTTGGAAGTTGACACTCTTCGAAGCATATGCTGCAGGGGTCTGCTGTCGTTCCACTGGCAGCTGGCGCAAGCGGAGCGTTGATGGATCCATTAGTTAGTTTCCGGTCAATTTGAAACTGGATTTCATTTTCCAGCTTCTGCATGATCAGTTCTATCCTCAAAGCCACCCATGCCCTCGCCGTCTGAAGAGTCGGTGATGCGCGTCTTGGGCGTCTTTCGCGTCTTTCGCGTCTTTCGCGTCTTTCGCGTCTCGTACGGCATGCTGCTGTGTGGAATGTCTCCTGATCAATAGAGTGCCGTCGCGTAATGTCGAGAAATCTCGATGTCATTCGAGGCATTCGAAAGTAGCGGTCGGTATGTCGTGTGTAAGACTTAGTGCAAGAGTTGTAAAGTGACGGGCGTAACATATAGCAAGTCGCAAAAATTTGTTCACGTCGACGACATATTGAGGACAATGTTGAGGACAACCCTTCTTTCCAGCACGCACGCTTCTTGACCCACAGCTGTGACTGGTGAGACGATATCGATGCATCGGTACTGCGTGCAGCAGCGACAAGACTGTCGATGCAGCGATGGCGAAGAATGTTGTAGATGACCAAGGTGATGATCGAAGGCTGAGTGAGGTCGAAAGGGAAAGTGGCGCCAAGGATGGATCGAAAAGTGAAACAGGCAACATCCTGGTGCAAGCTTCGTGACTTCAGTTCACCATCGACAACCAACAAAAGACATGAACTTCTCGACCGACGAGCCCAAGTGAAACAGTGAATGTGTTGCGTTGCTGTATCTATGAGTGCAGCGCGCACTGTAACATGAGCTCGGTACAACAGCTGCTGGTCCTCCTCCTCATGCAGCACTCCCAAGGCCACTCTCTCCTGTCCAGGCCTTTTCAGCAGTAGCAGTTTCCACGCACACCCTCAAACGTCCTCATGGGCGGTCCAAGTTGACCAGCTGTTGCCGGACCGGAGTGGGAGTCACTGACTTCTCTCGCAGCCACCTATCAATCGCCCGAGCCTTGACAACGATCTCGTCCTCCTCGTACTCGAACGACTTCCTCCACTTCGGCTTCTTGGGCGCCCTTGGACTGGTCTTGACATTTGTTGCCTTCGTACTTGGTGTGGCTGGATCCTCAAAGTCGCCATCCTCGTCGGAGTCGTGGATCGTGGTCGCTTCCGAGTCGGCCACGCTTGAAGTTTCAAGAGCGACATCCTCCGCACGCTTTTTGCCCAGCCTACCCTTTCCACCCTCTTGACGATCTGCATTTGGGTCTCCATCCAGCTCACCCGCGAGATAGATCACCATCTTGTTCCTTGTAAACTCGGCCGTTGCGTTCTCGGTTTCCTTAGCGACAAAGCCGATGATCTCCTCCCACACCGAGGTCGATCGTCTGCAGGCGATGGAGTGGAATGCGATGCTCATCATATCGATCACCAATGCATAGGCTCTTGATGCGTGCTTCTTGGCCATGGTCTCGAAGACACCCCCAGGACTGGCATTCTCTTGCACAACCCTCCAAGCGCTTCTGGCCCAAAGCTCTGCTGTAGACCAGCCATATGTCTCGACGTGTGGGTCTGCATAGATGCTGATTTGGTAGCTAGCGCTCGCATCAATGTTGCCTTCAGCAAGACAGAAGAGCTTGACATCCACCTGCAGTCCATCTTCTGGATCATAGAAATAGCCCTTGCTGCCGATGTGGCATCCCCGCTCGATCCACTCAACGGCCTCGTGGAACCTGCGCTGGCCGAGGGCACAAAGCTTGTACCAAAGCTGAAGGTGTGGTCGAACCGTGCTGGACCTCAGCCAGGCATCGAGCTGTTCGTTAGAGCAGCCAAACTCTGAGGCAAGATAGTCTCTGCCATTGGTGGTGTAGAAGGTTGCGTAAGATCTCCTCGATCGGCGGACAGCTGCCATTGGATGATGCTGCACAATGACAATGGAGGTGGTGACAATAGGACTTGGTGAGGTGCACGTGTGTTTAAGAAGTCACTGAAAGTGAGGCCAGACATCCATCTCGGGTGAGCTTTTCTCAGTGAAGCAGAATGAAGGCGCGGCTGTCACGCGAGCTCATATACAGACATGTGGCTCGCGCGCGTGCTCTGAAGTGAGGATGGAGCCAGCAGCCGGCATGGACATTGGTACGGCCATGATCCACAATGGTATGTTCGACCCCAAGGCTTAACATTGCAGTTTCTACTGTACTTCTAAGGCGACTATAACAAAGACCAACTATACTTACCAAAGGCTTTCCATATCGCAACGCTCTACATGAATTCGGATGACTCGAAGACTGAGGCTTTCATTCACTGCGACATCGACCCCTGGCAAGCACAATCGAGATAGGTTCACCATTGCTCCAAAGCCTCGATCGACTACATCAAGATGCAGACGTCCGCATTTGATGCCAAACAAGCCGACAGCGTAGTAGCATACGTCTTTCAGAAGTTCAGGAACAGCTCATCTTGGGCATAGCAATTCGTTTGGGTTCTGGGACTGTTCCTATCGCTCTAGTTGATCTCCCTCGACCGTGCAGATAACGTGATCGATGCACAAGTCACGACTTCGTTGCCCAGACTTTTATGCTAAACAGCCACTAGCATCATTGTGCAGATCGGAGCTCGCCAAAAACAGTGGTTCGCGCCAAGCACGCGACGCGAGATGCAACTCAAAGCTTGCTAGAGCCGCAATCCTTTAACAACCGACTCTCCATCGACACCGCAACACATACAGAATGTACCCCGACTGCATCAACCAAATAACACAGCATCCACCAATCGATCTTGCCTGCTATCTGCTCGATCAAGTCATCACGACCGGTCCCACTTCTACTTGCCCAAACCAAGATATGACTCCATCGCGCTTGACTGGCCACAAGCTCATCAGCTCGGTCTTAGCCCGCCGGATCAGCACTGGCCCCGCAAAGATAACATACAATACGACACCTGATTGCTTTGCGTGCTCTTCACCTTCTTCTTATGGCTACTGTGCCTCTCTCGAAGATGCGGACGCGAATGGAAAGTGCACTATGCAACGTGGCTAATGCAAGGGCAATACGGACTTGTTGGAAGTGACGGCAAGGTAACATGCAGTGTTCTGTCTTTCCTTGGTAGTACAAGAAAGTGCCTTGCCCATCTTTTGCTGAAGTTGAACTGGTAGGTTGGCTCCATCATCTCTCCTTACGCATAGCAGATTCCAGCATGCTTGTTACGCATCTCTTGTGTGCCATTGGCACTATCACTACCGCGTATGCCCTTCCCCAGAATGTTCGCTCCGATTATGCAGTCAAGGAGCGACACAATGTGCCGAAAGCATGGACAAAAGTTGGTGAGGCATCGAAGTCGGACATGGTCCATCTCCAGATTGGTCTGAAGCAGCAGAATGAGGGTGTGGTTGAAGAGCACCTCTTGCAGGTACGTGATGAAACCCGGCGCAACGCAATGCCAGCTCTTGACAGCTGCAAAGGCATTGCTACATGATCGAGAGTATAGCTAACACATCATTTGCCTTGACAGGTGTCTGACCCAAGTCACTCCCGCTATGGCCAGCACTTGACAGCCGACGAGATCAAGAAGATTATCACACCCTCCGACGAGACGCAGGACCTGGTGAAGGCGTGGCTCGACGAGCATGGAATCTCCAATGGAGTCCACAGCCCTTCGAAGGACTTCATCCACGTGGTGCTCCCAATCGGGAAAGTAGAGCACCTCCTCGACACAGCATACTCTACCTACCAGCACGAAGATGGCGAGACTATCTCCAGAGCTGCAGAGTGGTCACTGCCAAAGCACCTTCACGAGCACATCGATGTCATCCAGCCCACCACCTCCTTCTTCCGTGCCAAGCCACAAATCATCGGAGGCCCTGACCTCAAGGGCGACACACACCCAATGTCCTGGTGGAAGAAGTACTCCAAGCAACACTTCGGCCGCGAGACCGGCGGCCAGTCTAGCACTGGATCCGGAGGCGCTGGCCCAATCTCCCAAGTCTGTAATGTTAACTACACGACCCCAGACTGCATTCGCACACTCTACGGCACCTACGACTACGTCCCACAAGTCCCCGACAAGAGCAAGGTCGCCCACACAAACTACCTCAATGAGTCCTCGAACCGCAACGACATCCACCTGACGCTTGAGAACTTCCGCCCAGAAGCTGCTCAGGCGGCGTACGAGTTCGAGAATGTCATTATCGCCAATGCTCAGGACAACCAGGTGTACACACCAGCGATCGTTGCAGCAGGGACCAACATCGAAGCGAACCTGGACTCGATCAACATTTTGTCTGTGTCTTGGCCGCTGAACTTTACTGTCTTCTCTACTGGTGGAAGTCCGCCATTCATGCCGGATTTGGTTGCTCCGACTAATACAAACGGTACGTTTCTGAAGGGCACCAGGCATCGGGCAGTGGATTAGACCATAGTGGAGCGTGCGAGACATGCGCTGCACGGCGCGCCCTCTCTACCGCTTACACTACAGTCTAAGACACTGCCACGTGCTTCTTGAGTATGGCTAACACCCTTCTGTTTGTAGAACCATACCTTACTTGGCTGGACTACGTACTAGGTGAACAGGATCTTCCTCAGGTCATCAGCACTTCGTATGGAGACGACGAGCAGACTGTACCCGAATCATACGCAAAGCGTGTCTGTGCTGGCTTTGGTAAGTAACCCCTGTCTCTCAACCCACCTGTAGTCATAACTAACCACCTCCCAGCAACACTCGGCGCCCGCGGCATCTCCGTCCTCTTCTCCTCCGGCGACAGCGGCGTAGGCCCTGGCGGTAAATGCTTCTCCAACGACGGCAAAAACACCACGCAATTCCTCCCGGCCTTCCCCGCCGGCTGCCCCTGGGTCACCGCCGTCGGCGGCACAAAAGATTTCCAACCGGAAGTAGCAGTCTCCCGCTTCGCCTCGGGCGCCGGCTTCTCCAACTACTTCTCAGCCCCGTCCTACCAACAATCCACCGTAAACGCCTACATCAAGAGCCTCAACGGGCTCCACGACGGTCTCTACAACAAGGCCGGACGCGGATACCCTGATGTCGCGGCGCAGAGTAATAGGGACACGATTGTTTATAATGGGAATATCACGACGATTGGCGGCACAAGTGCGTCGTCTCCGACATTTGCGGCGATTGTGGCGTTGGTGAATGATGCGTTGTTGGCTGAGGGAAAGCCCGTGTTGGGGTTCTTGAATCCGTGGATTTATGGCGGTGGGTATAAGGCGCTGACGGATGTGGTGAGTGGGAGCAGTTATGGATGTAATACGACGGGGTTCCCGGCGCAGGCTGGGTGGGATGCTGTTACGGGTTTTGGGACGCCGAATTTCCCGAAGCTGGTTGAGGCGGCGTTTGAGAAGTATGGTGGACATGGAGGGTATGGAGGTCCGAAGGGGtatggtggtggtggtgattGAGGTGTTGAAGACCTACTAGATCGACAGTAGAACCTGAGACAGCAGCGAAATCGCACCTGAGGAACAACCTTGACAGTAGCTGTCGTTGAGCATATGATCTGAATCTCCTACTTCTGCAAACTCTCCAACAACCCATTCCCATCCTTATTCGTCTGCACAGCCTTAAACGCCGCACCAACCACATCCAACCCCTTCTCCGCCCTCTCAAACGCCTCTGGAGACCTGTCCGTCAAAATCGCAAGATCTTCATCACTCAACAACCCCTTCCCCTCCGCAATATCGATCCTCTCACCGTCGTCCTTGGAAAGGAGTCTCTGCAACTCTGCAAAATCCGCACCGCCGGCATCACCCTTCCCGTTCTTGAACCTTCCCTTCTGGATCACGAGCTTTTCTAGTCGACGCTTGCTATCCGCTTTCTCCAGTAGCATTTGCTCGACAGTGCCCTTCGTGGCGAAGCGATATACGATAACGGGTCGTGTTTGACCGATCCTATGCGCGCGATCTTGAGCCTGGAGATCCTGTTGGGGATTCCAGTCGCTATCGAACAATAGGACAGTATCAGCTGCAGCGAGATTGATCCCTTGGCCACCGGCTCGCGTTGAGAGGAGGAAGATGTTCACATCGCTTTCTTGCTCGTTGAATTCGAGGATTTGTTGTTGGCGGTCGGTCTGTGCCACTGAGCCGTCGATGCGTGATACAGGCCAGTCGCGGAGCTCGGTGCAGTAGGTTTCGAGGAGGTCGAGTTGGGTCTTGAATTGGGAGAAGATGAGGACTTTGTGGCCGCCTTCCAGGAGGGAGGGAAGGAGGCGGTCGAGGAGGAGCATTTTGCCGGATTCTGTTACGAGGGTTTCGTCCACTGGGGTGTTGTCGTCTAGGTCGAAGGGGTAGTAGAAGTTGTGAGGTGAGTTGCAGCATTGGCGGAGTTGCATGATTGGATTCTGGAGTTTCTTTTGTGCAATCTCACGTTTGGCGAGGGAGAGTGTCTTTGCACGCTCGCGGTCTTCTTCTTCTGTCTCGTCGAGTTCCTCCACTGGAGATGAGCCGCCATCGTCTTCCTCAAGCTGCTTGAAGTACTCAGCATCAGATACCTCCTCGTAGCCCTTGTTCCTCTTTGCCTTTCTGCCGCGACCACTAGCGCTACCTGTCGTTGCAGGCGTAGAGGCACGGCTAGTCTTGGCGCTCTTGTTGGGTGTTGCGGCACCATTTGCTGCTTTGCGCTTGAGACTGCTCGTACTTCGCACGCTGCCAGGCGTCGTTGCCCGACTCAGACTTTCGACGACTTTGTTCTCGAGGTACGCCCGACTGTTGCCATCCAAGATCTCCTGGTATAGCTCTCTCTGGGTTTGTGTCAAGGGTGCATAAAGCACATACTCTCGCTTCTTCGGTAGCGATGTCTCGACATCTGCCTTGACACGTCGTAGCAAGAATGGCTTTAGGATTGCATGTAGACTTGCAACAAGGTTCTTCTTACGGTCCTCAGACAGGATCTG from Fulvia fulva chromosome 2, complete sequence harbors:
- a CDS encoding Tripeptidyl-peptidase SED2, producing MLVTHLLCAIGTITTAYALPQNVRSDYAVKERHNVPKAWTKVGEASKSDMVHLQIGLKQQNEGVVEEHLLQVSDPSHSRYGQHLTADEIKKIITPSDETQDLVKAWLDEHGISNGVHSPSKDFIHVVLPIGKVEHLLDTAYSTYQHEDGETISRAAEWSLPKHLHEHIDVIQPTTSFFRAKPQIIGGPDLKGDTHPMSWWKKYSKQHFGRETGGQSSTGSGGAGPISQVCNVNYTTPDCIRTLYGTYDYVPQVPDKSKVAHTNYLNESSNRNDIHLTLENFRPEAAQAAYEFENVIIANAQDNQVYTPAIVAAGTNIEANLDSINILSVSWPLNFTVFSTGGSPPFMPDLVAPTNTNEPYLTWLDYVLGEQDLPQVISTSYGDDEQTVPESYAKRVCAGFATLGARGISVLFSSGDSGVGPGGKCFSNDGKNTTQFLPAFPAGCPWVTAVGGTKDFQPEVAVSRFASGAGFSNYFSAPSYQQSTVNAYIKSLNGLHDGLYNKAGRGYPDVAAQSNRDTIVYNGNITTIGGTSASSPTFAAIVALVNDALLAEGKPVLGFLNPWIYGGGYKALTDVVSGSSYGCNTTGFPAQAGWDAVTGFGTPNFPKLVEAAFEKYGGHGGYGGPKGYGGGGD
- a CDS encoding Lymphoid-specific helicase codes for the protein MSSEVATSMESTPPTSPETRDGGASAAMEKEEARMADARRKQDEKRERKLAAEREKDIKGGAEVVDQKYKALEYLLSQSKLYSAIMLQQMTSQEEAEEANDEASKKRAQKKEEKAEQMPQAGQKRATRGAAAAEANAQDAEQSAGTKKELPKRGRPAKNTKGGKIADYMKKEDVQAKAGQTSISEALAEETKDTDVKPSEIGFQELRSAKQPELVTGGLMRNYQLEGLDWLTSLYENGLNGILADEMGLGKTIQTISFLAFLRGKGVHGPFLIAAPLSTTSNWVAEFKKWTPDIPVVLYHGSKQEREELRKTKLRNPGSETFPVICTSYEICMNDRKHLAHLGWKFIIIDEGHRIKNMDCRLIRELQSYQSANRLLITGTPLQNNLTELWSLLHFLMPSIFDKLESFEAWFDFSALKEKNGYEQILSEDRKKNLVASLHAILKPFLLRRVKADVETSLPKKREYVLYAPLTQTQRELYQEILDGNSRAYLENKVVESLSRATTPGSVRSTSSLKRKAANGAATPNKSAKTSRASTPATTGSASGRGRKAKRNKGYEEVSDAEYFKQLEEDDGGSSPVEELDETEEEDRERAKTLSLAKREIAQKKLQNPIMQLRQCCNSPHNFYYPFDLDDNTPVDETLVTESGKMLLLDRLLPSLLEGGHKVLIFSQFKTQLDLLETYCTELRDWPVSRIDGSVAQTDRQQQILEFNEQESDVNIFLLSTRAGGQGINLAAADTVLLFDSDWNPQQDLQAQDRAHRIGQTRPVIVYRFATKGTVEQMLLEKADSKRRLEKLVIQKGRFKNGKGDAGGADFAELQRLLSKDDGERIDIAEGKGLLSDEDLAILTDRSPEAFERAEKGLDVVGAAFKAVQTNKDGNGLLESLQK